The Spiroplasma citri genomic sequence CCCTTATAAATAGTAAGATTTCTAAATTTTTTTATTGTGGAACACTTACCCTTTAGCCATTGCAGGTTAAAGATTTATCCAGAAACCGCGATAACTCTTTTATATTGCCTAAAAGAATTGGCTCCATTATGTTGTAGCGGTACGGCCACCACTGTATTGTTTATCCTCGCTTGCTTGATTTAACGACATTCCAAGTAGGAGAATTTTATTTAGTTGGTTTTGCTGTTATTTTCTTAAACTAAGTAAGGTTAACAACAATTTTAACCTAATTAAAAAAGATAGAATTTTATATCTATCTTTTTCTTAGTTTTTGGTAAATTTATACCAACCGAATATTTTACGCGGTCCTGAAAATTTAAAGACTTATGTACTCTTTCAAAATTATAAAAATAATAATCATTTAATTTATTCTGTAAACTAACTGCATTTAATATTTTTTCTTCAAATACAAATAATTTAGTATAATTTTGATGAAATCTTTCAATCTTACCGTTTGACTGCGGAGAACGAACCGGTGTTGTCTGATGAAAAATATTTTTATCTTTTAAAATTGAGTAAAATTAGTTTCTTTAACAGTATTTTTTTTTGATTATTCCGATAATTATTAATAAATTCAGAACCGTTATCAGTTCTAATTCATGTTATTTTAACACCAAATATATTTTTAAAATCACTAATTGCTTTTTTAACAGCAGCAATAGCATTATCAATACTTAATTTATCATAAACATATCCTAATGCTAATCTTGTTTTTTCATCAATAAAATCATAAACATAATACTTTTTATCAACTGGAAATTTACTCGGTACAAAATATTTAGCGTCCATCTGTAATAAACCTATTTCTTTAACTTCATATCTTGGATGTTGTTTTTTAATTTCTTTAATTTTATTTTTTATTTTTAATCATCTTTCATCTTTTTTAAGTCAACGAAAAAATGTTTTCAAATTTTTTGGTACTTTATTTTTTAATTCTTCTCCATGAATTCCTTTTTTAAATTATAAAACAAAGATAAAACACCACCAACATGTTTATTACAATATTCAAAATATAAATCACAAATAATTTTGCGAATACTATCACTATATTGATAATTAATATTATGTGGTAACGTTGATTTTAATAATAATTCATCAAAATCATTATTTTTATATGCAATTAAAATTTTATTCGCTCAATAATAAAAAGTTGAAAATTTATTTTTAAGATATTTTTTGCTTTATTCTTTTATAATATTTATTTTTATAATTTTTACTTAAAAAATTCTTTAATTTTGCTTGTAAATCAAACAAATTAAAATTATTAATAATATATTTCATTAATTCACACCTACCATCAAAAATATATAAAATTAATGTTTAATACGAATAATTGATATATAATTGATATGTGATAAGATCAATTATATATAAAAAAATAAAAAGGAACAATCTATATGAAAAAATGACTTAACATAATAGGAACAATCGGATTAACCGCAACAAGCACAACAACACTAATGAGTTGCAAAAAAGAAAATAAAAAAGATACTAAACCTATTGCACCAACAACAAAAGCACAACAACCACCAGAAGGTAGTAATTGAAAATTAATTACTGATTATAATTATTTTGATAATAATATTGATGATAAATGGTATTTTTTTATTTTAAAAACTGAAAAAGAAAATAAATTAAAAGAAATAAAATTTATTAATAATAGTAATAATGCTTATGGAATTATTGAATCAAATGGTTTTATTTTTAGTAAATATCTTATAAAGAATTCGTATTTACAAAAAGGATTAATTAAAGGTCTTTATTGCTGAAATGGTAATGATGAACCACAAATACCTACTATTGACAAAAACACTGGTGAAATTATTGATTGAAAAGAACAAAAAGGAACTGAATAACAGTTCCTTTTTTATATTAATCGCACAAATTTCATAAAAATA encodes the following:
- a CDS encoding integrase core domain-containing protein, with amino-acid sequence MLKDKNIFHQTTPVRSPQSNGKIERFHQNYTKLFVFEEKILNAVSLQNKLNDYYFYNFERVHKSLNFQDRVKYSVGINLPKTKKKIDIKFYLF
- a CDS encoding DDE-type integrase/transposase/recombinase; this translates as MKTFFRWLKKDERWLKIKNKIKEIKKQHPRYEVKEIGLLQMDAKYFVPSKFPVDKKYYVYDFIDEKTRLALGYVYDKLSIDNAIAAVKKAISDFKNIFGVKITWIRTDNGSEFINNYRNNQKKILLKKLILLNFKR
- a CDS encoding lipoprotein → MKKWLNIIGTIGLTATSTTTLMSCKKENKKDTKPIAPTTKAQQPPEGSNWKLITDYNYFDNNIDDKWYFFILKTEKENKLKEIKFINNSNNAYGIIESNGFIFSKYLIKNSYLQKGLIKGLYCWNGNDEPQIPTIDKNTGEIIDWKEQKGTE